One Cricetulus griseus strain 17A/GY chromosome 5, alternate assembly CriGri-PICRH-1.0, whole genome shotgun sequence genomic window carries:
- the LOC100760854 gene encoding alpha-1,3-mannosyl-glycoprotein 4-beta-N-acetylglucosaminyltransferase-like protein MGAT4E, with product MRGCLWRFMGVMASLVILRFFIQENKAAGVKHNTTLNEKKKIIQQITQEQIISEMKNHLKYFTKMQKNPLVLPNANYTLLAGTSLQGKWMLTVGISSVQRTHGSYLLDTLKSLFQASSELDLEYMLVLVLLSDTDPKWLNQTVANISGLFLPHIESGRLAVVHGLLGDSLAKSRNGTSPCGELYSRQKTSFVLLMNFASNLSDYFLLLEDNVRCSPRFVSDIYWAVSAWKELPWVTLDFSSMKNSGKVFHSRDLSRLASFLLLFPKDIPTHLLLSEFSLLLSQNVPIHFSSSIFYPLGSHSEAEDTCFPVAQDTDLGEPDNPMATVFTDMLSFWDTLPQFAYILNDDSLWVVNPIEGNYLLVVLDKPQKVIRVAVLTGFSQKRMNYLKQAQILLGYSVMDYPKRCAQYTLVGPLVRGQLDQMVFYEEDSVKEISCIKLLVTVSHDSPIKIQQIKVWAEVEEEEN from the exons ATGCGAGGGTGCTTGTGGAGATTCATGGGAGTCATGGCATCCTTAGTCATCCTGAGATTCTTTATTCAAGAGAATAAAGCAGCCGGTGTAAAGCATAACACAACACTG aatgaaaagaagaaaataatacagCAGATAACTCAGGAGCAAATCATCTCTGAAATGAAGAATCATCTGAAATACTTCacaaagatgcagaaaaatcCCCTTGTACTCCCAAATGCCAACTACACACTTCTGGCTGGAACATCTCTCCAGGGAAAGT GGATGTTGACAGTGGGGATCTCCTCAGTGCAGCGTACCCATGGGAGTTACCTGTTGGATACCCTGAAGTCCCTGTTCCAAGCTTCCTCAGAACTGGACCTGGAATATATGCTGGTATTGGTCCTCCTGTCAGACACTGACCCCAAATGGCTCAACCAAACAGTTGCCAACATTTCAGGTCTCTTCTTGCCACACATTGAATCCGGGAGGCTGGCGGTGGTCCATGGTCTGCTTGGGGACTCCCTAGCAAAGAGCAGAAATGGTACCTCACCCTGTGGGGAACTTTATTCTAGGCAGAAAACAAGTTTTGTCCTCCTCATGAATTTTGCCAGCAACCTCTCTGACTACTTTCTGTTGCTAGAAGATAATGTGAGGTGTTCCCCCAGGTTTGTGTCTGACATCTACTGGGCAGTGTCAGCCTGGAAAGAGCTCCCTTGGGTGACCCTAGACTTCTCTAGCATGAAGAACTCTGGAAAGGTTTTCCACAGCAGGGACCTGTCCCGCCTGGCCTCCTTCTTACTACTCTTCCCTAAGGACATTCCCACTCACTTGCTTCTCTCTGAATTCAGTCTTCTCTTGTCTCAAAATGTTCCGATTCACTTCAGTTCCTCCATCTTCTACCCCTTGGGCAGTCACTCGGAGGCTGAAGACACATGCTTCCCTGTGGCACAAGACACGGACTTAGGAGAACCAGACAACCCTATGGCTACTGTCTTCACAGACATGCTCTCTTTTTGGGATACACTTCCACAATTTGCCTACATTCTTAATGATGACAGCTTATGGGTCGTTAACCCTATAGAAGGTAACTACTTGCTGGTGGTTCTGGACAAGCCACAGAAAGTCATCCGGGTAGCAGTGCTGACAGGCTTTTCTCAGAAAAGGATGAACTACTTAAAACAGGCACAAATATTACTGGGCTATAGCGTCATGGACTACCCCAAACGCTGCGCTCAATATACCTTGGTAGGACCTTTGGTGAGAGGGCAGTTGGACCAGATGGTATTTTATGAAGAAGATTCTGTGAAGGAGATTAGTTGTATAAAACTGCTGGTGACAGTATCTCATGACTCCCCCATCAAGATCCAACAGATCAAAGTCTGGGCagaagtggaggaagaggagaattaG